The genomic segment CCATTAGATCTCGCTGAAAACAATTGTAATTTTGACCATTGTCGTAAGACGTGCAACAATGTCGCAATATCGCCGCGCTCTGTGACGTGGTTAGCGTCGCAGCAGTCCCGGCGAACACGTTGGGAAAGACGCGAGCGACACATGTTCGACCATCTCGATCCCGTTCTGCTGGCCCGCATCCAATTCGCCTTCACGGTCAGTTTCCATTTTATCTTTCCCGCTTTCTCGATCGGCCTCGCCAGCTATCTGGCTGTGCTCGATGGTTTGTGGCTGTGGACGGGCAAGCAGCTCTACTTCGATCTGTTCAAATACTGGCTGAAGATCTTCGCCGTGACTTTCGGCATGGGCGTCGTCTCGGGCATCGTGATGTCCTATCAGTTCGGCACCAATTGGGCGGTGTTTTCCGACAAAGCCGGCCCGGTGATCGGCCCGTTGATGGCCTATGAAGTGCTTACAGCCTTCTTCCTCGAAGCGGGCTTTCTCGGCGTCATGCTGTTTGGCCTCAACCGCGTCGGTAAAAATTTGCACTTCGCTGCGACGCTCATGGTTGCCGTTGGCACATTCATCTCGGCCTTCTGGATTCTCTCGGCCAATAGCTGGATGCAGACACCGACAGGCCATGAGATCGCCGCCAACGGCCAGTTCGTCCCGGGACCGAGCTGGTGGGCGATCATCTTCAATCCAAGTTTTCCCTATCGGCTCGTCCACACCGTCATCGCCGCCTATCTGACGACCGCGCTGGTGGTTGGCGGCGTCGGCGCCTGGCATTTGCTGCGCCGCCGCGACGATCCACGCACCCGCAAAATGTTCTCCATGGCGATGTGGATGGCGGCCATTGTCGCGCCGATCCAGATCTTCGCCGGCGACATGCATGGCCTCAACACGCTGGAACATCAGCCCGTGAAAGTGATGGCCATGGAGGGGCACTATGACAGCCACCCTGATGGTGCGCCGCTGATCCTATTCGGCATTCCCAACAGCGCCGAGAAGCGTGTCGACTACAAGATCGAGATTCCGAAACTGTCGTCGCTGATCCTCAAGCACGATCTCAACGCGCCGCTGGCCGGCCTCGACACGGTGGCCGACGATCGTAAGCCGCCGGTCGGCATCGTCTTTTGGTCGTTTCGCATCATGGTTGGCCTCGGCATGCTGATGCTGCTTCTGGGCCTGTGCAGCCTGTGGGCGCGCTGGCGCGGCCGGCTCTACGACTGGCCGCTGCTGCATCGCTTCGCCATCGTCATGGGACCATCGGGCTTCGTCGCGGTGATTGCCGGCTGGGTGACAACGGAAGTCGGTCGCCAGCCCTGGACCGTCTATGGCCTGTTGCGCACCGCCGAAAGCGCTTCGCCGCTCGCGGCCTCCGCCGTCGCCACCTCGCTGCTGGCCTTCGTCATCGTCTACTTCATCGTGTTCGGCCTGGGCGTCTGGTACTTGCTACGGCTGATGGCGAGCCCGCCGATGAGCGGCGAATCCGAGCCCGAGACAGGGCCGTCGCGCGCCGCCGGGCTCACGCCTGCCCCGGCCGTCGCCAGCAAATCCTTCCGGAGGTGAGATCGTGAGTGCATCTCTTATCGATCTGCCGATGATCTGGGCCTTTATCATCGCCTTCGCCGTCTTCGCTTACGTGGTGATGGACGGGTTCGATCTCGGCATCGGCATTCTCTTCCCGGCCTTCGCCGTCGGCGATGAGCGCGACCAGGCGATGAATTCCATCGCCCCGGTCTGGGATGGCAACGAGACCTGGCTGGTGCTGGGCGGCGGCGGATTGTTCGCCGCCTTTCCCCTCGCCTTCGCCATCATCATGCCGGCGGTCTATCCCCTGATCATCGCGATGTTGCTCGGCCTGGTGTTTCGCGGCGTCGCCTTCGAGTTCCGCTTTCGCGATCCGGGCCACCGGCCCTATTGGGACGCGGGCTT from the Beijerinckia sp. 28-YEA-48 genome contains:
- a CDS encoding cytochrome ubiquinol oxidase subunit I, translated to MFDHLDPVLLARIQFAFTVSFHFIFPAFSIGLASYLAVLDGLWLWTGKQLYFDLFKYWLKIFAVTFGMGVVSGIVMSYQFGTNWAVFSDKAGPVIGPLMAYEVLTAFFLEAGFLGVMLFGLNRVGKNLHFAATLMVAVGTFISAFWILSANSWMQTPTGHEIAANGQFVPGPSWWAIIFNPSFPYRLVHTVIAAYLTTALVVGGVGAWHLLRRRDDPRTRKMFSMAMWMAAIVAPIQIFAGDMHGLNTLEHQPVKVMAMEGHYDSHPDGAPLILFGIPNSAEKRVDYKIEIPKLSSLILKHDLNAPLAGLDTVADDRKPPVGIVFWSFRIMVGLGMLMLLLGLCSLWARWRGRLYDWPLLHRFAIVMGPSGFVAVIAGWVTTEVGRQPWTVYGLLRTAESASPLAASAVATSLLAFVIVYFIVFGLGVWYLLRLMASPPMSGESEPETGPSRAAGLTPAPAVASKSFRR